One genomic region from Verrucomicrobiota bacterium encodes:
- a CDS encoding c-type cytochrome, with protein sequence MNTSSRWFATSMLAATFAAAAACAADFPAVYNSEPDTNAAPPSPKESLAKLKLPPGFKATVFAAEPDVQNPIAMAWDARGRLWIAENYTYAERAKRFDLHLRDRILIFEDKNGDGHFDSRKVFTDEAQMLTSVEVGHGGVWAMCPPQLLFIPDKDGDGVPDGPAEVVLDGFTVPANNYHNFANGLHWGPDGWLYGRCGASAPGKIGVPGTPDSARLPVPGAIWRYHPKRKVVEVLTSGPMNSWGHDWDAYGEAFCINTVNGHLWHVIPGTHYLVGHTIDPNPHTYELMDMHADHWHFDTAKGWSRSRDGSSDSLGGGHAHVGAMIYLGDNWPAEYRGHLFTLNLHGHRVNQEILERSGSGYVGKHGDDCFFFGDGWFRGLELGYGPDGGVFVLDWSDTGECHEADGVHRTSGRIYKITYGDPKPSPVTDLTKLSVSELVKLQLHPNEWFVRQACLQLAERATAGREFETAKMQLREMFARQTNSVMQLRAMWALYTIGAADEDFLRAQLRHPDEHVRTWAIRLLTDFWPLDTVMSTRAVGRADLPVGQTLKEFTRLAKTDSSALIRLALATVLQRLPVAQRAELAAPLLAHVEDANDHNLPLMIWYGLIPVGDAAPATLAALAADCQLPLTLKYIARRLGEDIEKNPAPLNDLLKLTASKPEQFQTDILAGLSEALRGWSKARKPASWEALQRELAEPPNTRLRNQTRDLSVLFGDGRALDEVKRVALDRKADLAFRRSALQTLIENKPADLRAICEELLKVRFLNSTAVRGLALFDDPVIGEKLAESYQEFHPSERGAVMDTLVSRPSFARPLLEEMAARRIPRADMTPFHARQVRSFNDATLSKRLAEVWGELRDSPADKKQFIAQLKTRLTPAALAAADKSAGRQVFNTACAACHTLYGHGGQTGPDLTGSGRDNLDYLLDNIVDPSAVVNADFRMSVLDLKDGRTLNGLIAANTERTLTLKTLTETLTLERAGVQSVQQSSLSLMPEGLLEALNETQVRDLIAYLMHRTQVP encoded by the coding sequence ATGAATACTTCGTCGCGCTGGTTCGCCACGTCAATGCTGGCCGCAACGTTCGCTGCCGCCGCTGCATGCGCCGCAGATTTTCCCGCCGTTTACAACAGTGAGCCGGACACAAACGCTGCGCCGCCTTCGCCAAAGGAATCGTTGGCGAAACTAAAACTCCCGCCCGGTTTCAAGGCCACCGTGTTTGCCGCCGAGCCGGATGTGCAAAATCCCATCGCCATGGCCTGGGATGCGCGGGGCCGGTTGTGGATCGCGGAGAATTACACCTACGCCGAGCGCGCCAAGAGGTTCGATCTGCACTTGCGCGACCGCATCCTCATCTTTGAGGACAAAAACGGCGATGGGCATTTCGATTCACGCAAAGTTTTCACGGACGAGGCGCAAATGCTCACCAGCGTCGAAGTCGGTCACGGCGGCGTGTGGGCAATGTGCCCGCCGCAGTTGTTGTTCATCCCCGACAAGGATGGCGACGGAGTTCCGGACGGCCCGGCCGAAGTCGTGTTGGACGGTTTCACCGTGCCCGCGAACAATTATCATAACTTTGCTAACGGCCTGCATTGGGGGCCGGATGGCTGGCTCTATGGGCGCTGTGGCGCGTCAGCGCCCGGCAAAATCGGCGTCCCCGGCACGCCGGACAGCGCGCGGTTGCCGGTCCCGGGAGCGATCTGGCGCTATCATCCGAAGCGAAAAGTTGTGGAGGTGCTCACTTCCGGTCCGATGAATTCCTGGGGCCACGATTGGGACGCCTATGGCGAAGCCTTCTGCATCAATACGGTCAACGGCCATCTCTGGCACGTCATTCCCGGCACGCATTATCTCGTCGGGCACACGATTGATCCCAACCCGCACACTTACGAGTTGATGGACATGCACGCCGACCATTGGCACTTCGACACGGCAAAAGGCTGGTCGAGATCGCGCGATGGTTCGTCGGATTCTCTCGGTGGCGGCCACGCGCACGTCGGGGCGATGATTTATCTCGGCGACAACTGGCCCGCTGAATATCGCGGTCATCTCTTCACGCTGAATTTGCACGGTCACCGCGTGAATCAGGAAATTCTCGAACGCTCCGGCTCCGGCTACGTGGGCAAGCACGGCGACGACTGTTTCTTTTTCGGCGACGGCTGGTTTCGCGGGCTGGAACTGGGCTACGGTCCTGACGGCGGCGTGTTCGTGCTCGACTGGAGCGACACCGGCGAATGTCACGAAGCCGACGGCGTCCATCGCACGTCGGGCCGCATCTACAAGATTACTTACGGCGATCCGAAGCCGTCACCGGTCACAGACCTCACGAAGCTGAGTGTGAGCGAGTTGGTGAAGTTGCAGTTGCATCCGAATGAATGGTTCGTCCGTCAGGCGTGCTTGCAACTCGCCGAACGCGCAACTGCTGGTCGCGAATTCGAAACCGCCAAGATGCAACTTCGCGAAATGTTCGCGCGTCAGACGAATTCGGTGATGCAACTCCGCGCGATGTGGGCGCTTTACACCATCGGCGCGGCGGATGAAGATTTTCTCCGTGCCCAACTGCGTCATCCGGACGAGCACGTTCGCACCTGGGCCATCCGCCTGCTCACAGACTTCTGGCCGCTGGACACCGTGATGTCCACGCGCGCAGTCGGTAGGGCCGACCTGCCGGTCGGCCAGACTTTGAAGGAGTTTACTCGCCTCGCGAAAACCGATTCATCTGCCCTGATCCGTCTCGCTTTGGCCACCGTGCTGCAACGCCTGCCCGTGGCGCAGCGCGCTGAACTTGCCGCGCCGTTGCTCGCTCACGTCGAAGATGCGAATGATCACAATCTGCCATTGATGATTTGGTATGGCCTGATTCCCGTCGGCGACGCCGCGCCGGCTACGCTAGCTGCTCTGGCTGCGGATTGCCAGTTACCGCTGACGTTAAAATATATCGCCCGCCGGCTCGGCGAGGACATTGAGAAAAATCCCGCGCCGCTGAACGACTTGTTGAAGTTGACCGCAAGCAAACCGGAGCAATTTCAAACCGACATCCTGGCCGGCTTGTCTGAAGCGTTGCGCGGTTGGAGCAAGGCGCGGAAACCGGCGTCGTGGGAGGCGTTGCAAAGGGAATTGGCCGAGCCGCCAAACACTCGCCTGCGCAATCAAACCCGGGATCTCAGTGTTCTCTTTGGCGATGGCCGCGCGTTGGACGAAGTCAAGCGCGTCGCGCTGGATCGCAAAGCCGACCTCGCTTTCCGCCGTTCAGCGTTGCAGACGCTGATTGAGAACAAGCCCGCCGACTTGCGAGCCATCTGCGAGGAATTGTTGAAGGTGAGGTTTCTCAACTCGACCGCGGTTCGCGGTTTGGCCCTCTTTGACGATCCGGTGATCGGCGAAAAGCTGGCCGAGAGTTACCAGGAGTTTCATCCCTCGGAACGCGGGGCGGTCATGGACACGCTGGTTTCCCGCCCGTCGTTCGCGCGGCCGTTGCTCGAAGAAATGGCCGCCCGGCGAATTCCGCGCGCGGACATGACGCCGTTTCACGCCCGGCAGGTGCGCAGCTTCAATGACGCAACGCTCAGCAAACGACTCGCTGAAGTTTGGGGCGAACTGCGCGACAGCCCCGCCGATAAGAAGCAATTCATCGCGCAGTTGAAAACGAGACTCACGCCTGCCGCTCTCGCCGCTGCCGACAAGAGCGCGGGCCGCCAGGTGTTCAATACCGCGTGCGCCGCGTGCCACACGCTTTACGGCCACGGCGGACAAACCGGTCCAGACCTCACCGGCTCGGGCCGCGACAATCTGGATTACCTGCTCGATAACATCGTTGATCCGAGCGCGGTCGTGAACGCGGATTTCCGCATGTCGGTCCTCGATCTCAAGGATGGCCGCACGCTCAATGGCCTGATCGCCGCAAACACCGAGCGCACGCTCACACTGAAGACTTTGACCGAAACCTTGACACTGGAGCGCGCCGGGGTTCAAAGCGTTCAGCAATCTTCGCTTTCCCTGATGCCCGAAGGTTTGCTCGAAGCCTTGAACGAGACGCAGGTGCGCGATCTCATCGCCTACCTCATGCATCGGACCCAGGTGCCGTGA
- a CDS encoding SMP-30/gluconolactonase/LRE family protein produces the protein MKSLYSFTRCGTVILWLLSQSISSRAADDYQPGPDSKEQPGVPKGEVTKFTFEHSKIFPGAVRDYWIYVPKQYDPATPACVYVNQDGVQYNAPVVFDNLIHKKEMPVTIGVFIMHGRVKAPSTNALDRFNRSYEYDGLGDNYARFVLEEVLPEVEKKTTSDGRPIRLSKNGNDRAIGGSSSGAICAFTAAWERSDAFSRVFSTVGTFVGLRGGNNYPTLIRKFEPKPIRVFLQDGSADQNIYAGDWWMANQEMERALTFAGYEVNHVWGDGGHNGKHAAAIFPDAVRWLWKDWPTPVKAGAGSPQLKEILLPGESWQLVAEGYKFTEGPAVNAKGEIFFTDIPNNRIHKISLDGTVSVFAEQTRSGSGQAFGPDGRLYTITGGEEKVLAYDASAKATVMAEGFRGNDIVVARNGDIYATNPNWTGANTNTSRVWHIKPDGTKKEVDSGLRFSNGLTLSPDQTLLYVADSRSHWVYSYQIQSDGSLAHKQQYFHLHVPDTADDSGADGMKVDRDGRLYVATRMGIQVCDQAGRVNCIIPTPNGRIANLCFGGENFDTLFATCGDKVFKRKLKVRGANAWDVPNKPAPPRL, from the coding sequence ATGAAATCACTTTATTCCTTCACCCGTTGCGGCACGGTAATCCTTTGGCTACTCTCTCAAAGCATTTCTTCCCGCGCAGCCGATGACTACCAGCCCGGCCCCGACTCGAAGGAACAACCCGGCGTGCCCAAGGGCGAGGTGACGAAATTCACGTTCGAGCACAGCAAAATCTTTCCTGGCGCGGTGCGGGATTACTGGATCTATGTACCGAAGCAATACGATCCCGCCACGCCGGCGTGCGTTTACGTGAATCAGGACGGCGTGCAATATAACGCGCCGGTCGTCTTCGACAATCTCATCCACAAAAAGGAAATGCCCGTGACCATCGGCGTCTTCATAATGCACGGGCGCGTGAAAGCACCGTCCACTAACGCGCTCGACCGCTTCAATCGCAGCTACGAATATGATGGCCTCGGCGACAATTACGCCCGCTTCGTGCTCGAAGAAGTCCTGCCGGAGGTCGAGAAGAAGACGACTTCCGATGGACGACCGATTCGTTTGTCAAAGAATGGCAACGACCGCGCCATTGGCGGTTCGAGCAGCGGCGCGATTTGCGCGTTCACCGCGGCGTGGGAGCGATCCGATGCGTTCAGTCGCGTTTTCAGCACCGTCGGCACGTTCGTCGGCCTGCGCGGTGGAAATAATTACCCGACGCTCATTCGCAAATTCGAGCCGAAGCCCATCCGTGTGTTTCTTCAAGACGGCAGCGCTGATCAAAACATCTATGCCGGTGACTGGTGGATGGCGAATCAAGAGATGGAACGCGCGCTCACGTTCGCCGGTTATGAAGTCAATCACGTCTGGGGCGACGGCGGTCACAACGGCAAACACGCCGCCGCCATTTTCCCCGACGCGGTGCGCTGGCTTTGGAAGGACTGGCCCACGCCGGTCAAAGCGGGCGCCGGCTCACCGCAACTCAAGGAAATCCTGTTGCCCGGCGAGAGTTGGCAACTGGTTGCTGAAGGTTACAAATTCACCGAAGGCCCGGCGGTCAACGCGAAAGGCGAAATTTTCTTCACGGACATTCCTAACAACCGCATCCACAAAATCAGTCTTGATGGCACGGTGTCGGTTTTTGCCGAGCAGACCCGTAGCGGGAGTGGCCAGGCATTCGGACCGGATGGTCGTCTCTACACAATCACGGGCGGCGAGGAAAAAGTTCTCGCATACGACGCCAGTGCCAAAGCGACGGTCATGGCGGAAGGATTTCGTGGCAATGACATCGTTGTGGCACGCAACGGCGACATTTACGCCACCAATCCCAACTGGACCGGCGCGAACACCAACACCAGCCGCGTCTGGCACATCAAGCCTGACGGCACAAAGAAGGAAGTGGACAGCGGCCTGCGCTTCTCGAACGGCCTCACACTCTCGCCCGACCAGACGCTGCTCTACGTCGCTGACAGTCGCTCGCACTGGGTTTACAGCTACCAAATCCAGTCCGACGGTTCACTCGCCCACAAGCAGCAATACTTTCATCTGCACGTGCCCGACACTGCCGACGACAGCGGCGCCGACGGCATGAAGGTGGACCGAGATGGTCGCCTCTACGTCGCCACGCGCATGGGCATCCAGGTTTGCGACCAGGCGGGCCGCGTGAACTGCATCATCCCGACACCGAACGGAAGAATCGCGAACCTCTGCTTCGGCGGCGAGAACTTCGACACGCTCTTCGCCACGTGCGGCGACAAAGTCTTCAAGCGGAAACTAAAAGTCAGAGGCGCGAACGCTTGGGATGTGCCAAACAAACCGGCGCCGCCAAGGCTCTAA
- a CDS encoding aminotransferase class I/II-fold pyridoxal phosphate-dependent enzyme, with the protein MTEPAPLQQVNRTYVCQRGRTLSYFGGCDYFRLGSHPAVLAALRGGLQRYGLNVAASRLTTGNHRLYELLEAKLAQFFGVESALLASNGYLPNLMVAQALAGEFSHALIDELAHGSLVDAAQFLDCPIVKFKHRDANDVARHVRRLGKNTKLIMLTDGMFSHNGSIAPLKSYLDTLPANAALLVDDAHGAGVLGKNGRGTAEHAGIATDRIIQTITLSKAFGVYGGAVLGTTALRKKIVARSRVVVGNTPLPLPLANAALESLEILRTDRSLLRRLATNTQYVKLALRKVGLPVGETHSPIVAIIPRRAADGVRLKRQLLAHRIFPSFIRYPGGPKNGYFRFTISSEHSRKQLDDLVEALMVFVARKV; encoded by the coding sequence ATGACCGAACCCGCGCCTCTCCAGCAGGTCAACCGCACCTACGTCTGTCAGCGCGGACGCACGCTGTCGTATTTCGGCGGCTGCGATTATTTCCGGCTTGGCAGTCATCCGGCAGTGCTGGCCGCGCTGCGCGGGGGATTGCAGCGCTACGGATTAAACGTGGCGGCCTCGCGCCTGACCACCGGCAACCATCGCCTTTACGAATTGCTGGAAGCGAAGCTCGCACAATTCTTCGGTGTTGAAAGCGCCCTGCTCGCCTCGAACGGTTATCTGCCCAACCTGATGGTCGCGCAAGCGCTGGCCGGAGAATTTTCTCATGCATTGATTGATGAACTGGCGCATGGCTCGCTGGTTGATGCCGCTCAGTTTCTCGATTGCCCCATCGTGAAATTCAAACATCGCGATGCAAACGATGTCGCGCGACACGTTCGTCGGCTAGGAAAGAACACCAAGCTGATCATGCTGACCGATGGAATGTTTTCTCACAACGGCAGCATCGCCCCGCTCAAATCCTATTTGGACACGCTCCCCGCCAACGCCGCCTTGCTGGTGGACGACGCGCACGGCGCGGGAGTTCTCGGCAAGAACGGACGCGGGACAGCGGAGCACGCGGGCATTGCCACAGACCGAATCATTCAAACAATCACGTTGAGCAAGGCATTTGGTGTTTACGGCGGCGCGGTGTTGGGAACGACTGCGCTAAGGAAGAAGATCGTCGCCCGTAGCCGTGTGGTTGTCGGCAACACTCCCCTGCCCTTGCCGCTCGCAAACGCGGCACTGGAATCATTGGAGATTCTCAGAACCGATCGAAGTTTGCTTCGGCGTCTTGCAACCAATACTCAGTATGTGAAATTGGCGCTGCGTAAAGTCGGGCTTCCAGTTGGGGAAACTCACAGTCCAATCGTCGCAATCATCCCGCGCCGCGCCGCCGATGGCGTCCGCCTCAAGAGGCAACTTCTAGCCCACAGAATTTTCCCGTCGTTCATTCGCTATCCGGGAGGACCGAAGAATGGCTACTTCCGCTTCACCATTTCCAGCGAGCACAGCCGGAAGCAACTGGATGATTTAGTCGAGGCACTAATGGTGTTTGTCGCTAGAAAGGTGTAA
- a CDS encoding PilT/PilU family type 4a pilus ATPase, producing the protein MTLESLITTAKESGASDLHLEAGLPAALRVRGVLRTIGEPVAAETILGFARGVIDHDLWPQFLERRSFDLSKVIQGVRCRINILQSSRGVGFAIRLLSTSEATLETQNLHPDFKKFIAHTNGLILVSGPTGSGKTSTLAALIQEINLAEPRHIVTIESPIEYSFRPRRAYIRQREVGRDTPSFEQALLDALREDPDVLMVGEMREPETMRLTLNAAETGHLVLATVHSSNCAEALQRIVSAFPSEIQSSVAAELADCLVAVIAQRFQFRADLNIRVPECEVLVSTHPVKNFVRNREFFKIPSLLETGADHGMWTFQRYQTYLQKRKNFYVPPQKSELPAEEPATVPPTASSNLPPLSATKTTEIKGAEKKTSPTPADSRERRIEIEPVAEFGKILKKPEH; encoded by the coding sequence ATGACTTTGGAATCATTGATAACCACCGCCAAGGAAAGCGGCGCGAGCGACCTCCATCTCGAAGCCGGCCTCCCTGCCGCGCTGCGCGTCCGCGGCGTGCTCCGGACCATCGGTGAACCGGTTGCCGCCGAAACCATCCTCGGCTTCGCGCGCGGCGTGATTGATCACGACCTATGGCCGCAGTTTCTGGAGCGCCGTTCGTTCGACCTCTCCAAAGTCATTCAAGGCGTGCGTTGCCGGATCAACATTCTTCAGAGTTCGCGCGGCGTCGGCTTCGCGATCCGGCTGCTCTCGACCTCCGAAGCCACACTGGAAACACAGAATCTCCATCCCGATTTCAAGAAGTTCATCGCCCATACCAACGGACTCATTCTGGTCAGCGGGCCGACCGGCAGCGGGAAAACCTCGACCTTGGCGGCATTGATCCAGGAAATAAATCTAGCCGAGCCGCGCCACATCGTGACCATCGAAAGTCCCATCGAGTATTCCTTCCGACCGCGCCGCGCGTACATCCGCCAGCGTGAAGTCGGACGCGACACGCCGAGTTTTGAACAGGCGCTCCTCGACGCGCTCCGCGAAGACCCGGACGTGCTGATGGTCGGCGAAATGCGCGAGCCGGAGACGATGCGGTTGACTTTGAACGCCGCCGAAACCGGCCATCTCGTTCTCGCCACCGTCCACTCCTCGAATTGCGCCGAGGCGCTGCAACGCATCGTTTCGGCATTCCCCTCGGAAATCCAGAGCAGCGTTGCGGCTGAACTCGCGGATTGTCTTGTTGCCGTCATCGCCCAACGGTTTCAGTTTCGCGCCGATCTGAACATTCGCGTGCCTGAATGTGAAGTGCTCGTCTCCACGCATCCCGTCAAAAACTTCGTGCGCAACCGCGAGTTCTTCAAAATCCCGTCTCTGCTCGAAACCGGCGCAGACCACGGCATGTGGACGTTCCAGCGCTATCAGACGTACCTGCAAAAACGGAAAAACTTTTACGTCCCACCGCAAAAGTCCGAATTGCCCGCAGAAGAACCCGCGACCGTTCCGCCAACTGCTTCTTCCAACTTGCCGCCGTTGTCCGCTACCAAGACAACTGAAATCAAAGGCGCGGAAAAGAAGACGAGTCCAACTCCCGCAGATTCTCGTGAGCGACGAATCGAGATCGAGCCGGTGGCCGAGTTCGGAAAAATTCTGAAAAAGCCGGAGCATTGA
- a CDS encoding MogA/MoaB family molybdenum cofactor biosynthesis protein, translating to MQIQVGIITVSDRASKGLYDDLGGPALKKAAEGYGWKVAAESLVPDEKKDIQRAVREQITKGCELILTTGGTGVALRDVTPEAVREIAVRELPGFGEIMRIESMKITKNAILSRNLAVVVDKTLVICLPGKPSGAVECLGFVVGAIPHCVEVLQEVPTSC from the coding sequence ATGCAAATTCAAGTCGGAATCATCACGGTTTCGGATCGCGCGTCGAAAGGGCTCTACGACGACCTCGGCGGGCCAGCGCTGAAGAAGGCGGCGGAAGGTTACGGCTGGAAGGTCGCCGCCGAGTCGCTGGTGCCGGACGAGAAGAAGGACATCCAACGCGCCGTCCGCGAACAGATCACCAAGGGCTGCGAGTTGATTCTGACCACCGGCGGCACCGGCGTGGCGCTGCGCGATGTGACGCCGGAAGCCGTCCGCGAAATTGCTGTCCGTGAACTGCCCGGTTTCGGCGAAATCATGCGCATCGAATCCATGAAGATCACCAAGAACGCCATTCTGTCGCGCAATCTCGCCGTCGTCGTCGATAAGACGCTGGTGATCTGTCTGCCCGGCAAACCGAGCGGTGCCGTTGAATGCCTCGGCTTCGTCGTCGGCGCGATTCCGCATTGCGTCGAGGTTTTGCAGGAAGTACCGACAAGTTGCTAA
- the moaC gene encoding cyclic pyranopterin monophosphate synthase MoaC, whose product MKKLTHIDDRGEARMVDVSAKPTQLREAVASGEIRLHRDTIHLIQRNKIAKGNVFAAARLAGILAAKKTGELIPLCHPLPINHCEVKFEIPNSQDRVLITASAKIAAQTGVEMEALTAVSVAALTIYDMCKAVDKKMRITDIKLVSKTKK is encoded by the coding sequence GTGAAAAAACTCACTCACATTGACGATCGAGGCGAAGCCCGGATGGTGGATGTCTCCGCCAAGCCGACGCAGTTGCGTGAAGCCGTGGCCTCCGGCGAAATCCGTCTGCACCGCGACACAATCCACTTGATTCAAAGGAACAAGATCGCCAAGGGAAACGTTTTTGCTGCCGCGCGATTGGCCGGCATTTTGGCTGCGAAGAAAACCGGCGAACTGATTCCGCTCTGTCATCCACTTCCCATCAACCATTGCGAGGTGAAGTTTGAGATTCCGAACAGTCAGGATCGCGTTCTCATCACCGCCTCGGCGAAAATCGCCGCCCAGACCGGCGTCGAAATGGAAGCGCTCACGGCAGTCAGTGTTGCAGCTCTGACCATTTACGATATGTGCAAAGCGGTGGACAAGAAGATGCGAATCACTGACATTAAGCTAGTTTCCAAGACGAAAAAGTGA
- the panB gene encoding 3-methyl-2-oxobutanoate hydroxymethyltransferase, with translation MNSSKITADTIRAMKARGEKIAALTAYDFPMAKLLDEAGIPFIHVGDTLGMVVLGYPDTTHVTMQEMEHHVRAVARAQPRALVCADLPFHSYDSVDSAVVNARKLIAAGAESVKAEGGRVILDQVRAIVAAGIPYCGHLGMLPQHVLEEGGKYRIKGRDDAGHAELLNDAVALAEAGAFALVLELVTAPVAGEISRRIPIPTIGIGSGPDCDGQILVTQDLIGTFPWFTPGFVKPRLNSAELMRDVFVEWKKSI, from the coding sequence ATGAATTCTTCCAAAATCACCGCCGACACCATTCGCGCCATGAAAGCGCGTGGCGAAAAAATCGCCGCGCTGACGGCCTACGATTTTCCGATGGCGAAGTTGCTTGATGAAGCGGGCATCCCTTTCATTCACGTCGGCGATACGCTGGGCATGGTCGTGCTCGGCTATCCCGACACCACGCACGTCACGATGCAAGAGATGGAGCATCACGTCCGCGCGGTGGCACGAGCACAACCCCGCGCGCTCGTCTGCGCAGACCTGCCCTTTCACAGCTATGACTCCGTTGACTCCGCCGTGGTCAACGCCAGAAAATTAATCGCCGCCGGCGCGGAGTCGGTCAAAGCCGAGGGTGGCCGTGTGATTCTCGATCAAGTCCGCGCGATCGTCGCGGCAGGCATTCCCTATTGCGGACATCTCGGCATGTTGCCGCAGCACGTGCTCGAAGAAGGCGGCAAATACCGCATCAAAGGCCGCGATGACGCAGGCCATGCAGAGCTGCTCAACGACGCCGTCGCGCTGGCTGAGGCGGGCGCATTTGCCCTGGTGCTCGAACTCGTCACTGCTCCCGTCGCCGGGGAGATTTCCCGACGCATCCCCATACCAACCATCGGTATTGGCTCCGGACCGGATTGCGACGGGCAGATTCTGGTCACGCAGGATTTGATCGGGACGTTTCCGTGGTTCACGCCCGGGTTCGTGAAACCCAGGCTCAACTCCGCCGAGCTGATGCGCGACGTGTTTGTCGAGTGGAAAAAATCGATTTAA
- the rfaE1 gene encoding D-glycero-beta-D-manno-heptose-7-phosphate kinase: MNHKTISRPRVHRLLAAARKARVLVIGDVMLDHFIWGQVGRISPEAPVPVVDLERESFMPGGAANVARNLTAFDIPTELFSVTGRDGAARQLKQLLREQRIGCDGLLPHSSRQTSVKTRIVAHKQQMVRVDRETRTGLDAATTRRLLASLEPKIASAGAVIIGDYGKGVVTQSLLDEIKQFCRQHGVWLSLDPKPVHQLNLTGLSLITPNRKETFELANLPDETRDTSPLADVNLLRAVDRLLNKLRPALLLVTLGEQGMLLCQRGQKPFHIPTVAQEVFDVSGAGDTVIATFTMATAAGASPVEAAIISNHAAGIVVGKVGTATVAPEELLASFRHR; encoded by the coding sequence ATGAACCACAAAACGATTTCCAGGCCGCGCGTTCACCGGTTGCTGGCGGCGGCGCGTAAAGCCCGCGTGCTCGTCATCGGCGACGTAATGCTGGACCATTTCATTTGGGGACAGGTCGGTCGGATTTCTCCGGAAGCCCCGGTGCCGGTCGTGGATTTGGAACGCGAAAGTTTCATGCCCGGTGGCGCTGCCAACGTGGCGCGCAATTTGACCGCCTTCGACATCCCCACGGAACTGTTCAGTGTGACGGGTCGGGACGGCGCAGCCAGGCAATTAAAACAATTGTTGCGTGAACAGAGAATCGGTTGCGACGGCTTGCTGCCGCATTCGTCGCGACAAACCAGCGTCAAGACCCGGATCGTGGCCCACAAGCAACAGATGGTGCGCGTTGACCGTGAAACCCGGACCGGATTGGACGCCGCGACGACCCGTCGACTTCTCGCCTCGCTGGAACCCAAAATTGCGTCGGCGGGTGCTGTCATTATCGGCGACTACGGGAAGGGAGTCGTCACTCAATCGTTGCTCGATGAGATCAAACAATTCTGCCGGCAGCATGGTGTCTGGTTGAGTCTCGATCCCAAGCCAGTGCATCAACTCAATCTCACCGGCCTTTCGTTGATTACGCCCAATCGGAAGGAGACGTTTGAACTGGCAAACCTGCCCGATGAAACCCGCGACACCAGTCCGCTGGCGGATGTCAATCTGTTGCGCGCGGTGGATCGATTGCTCAATAAATTGCGTCCGGCGTTGCTGCTCGTCACCCTTGGCGAGCAAGGTATGTTGCTCTGTCAGCGCGGACAAAAGCCTTTCCACATTCCCACTGTCGCGCAGGAAGTGTTCGACGTTTCGGGCGCAGGCGACACCGTGATTGCGACGTTCACGATGGCCACTGCCGCCGGCGCGTCACCGGTCGAGGCCGCCATCATTTCCAACCACGCCGCTGGCATCGTGGTCGGCAAAGTTGGCACGGCCACGGTGGCACCGGAGGAATTGTTGGCGAGTTTTCGTCACCGATGA
- a CDS encoding thiazole synthase yields the protein MLLANRPLVIAGRTFHSRLILGTGKFSSPEAMRDALAASETELVTVALRRADLTGKKDPFANILEFIDPEKYLLLPNTSGAMNAEEAVRLARLAVAAGLPKWVKLEIHPDPRYLLPDPVETFKAAEILVKEGFTVLPYINADPVLAKRLQDVGVATVMPLGSPIGSNRGIQTRDQIRLIIEQATVPVVVDAGLGAPSHAAEAMEMGADAVLVNTAIAVSSDPNRMAVAFKMAVEAGRAAYESGLAVPQEAASPTSPLTAFLNQV from the coding sequence ATGTTATTAGCGAATCGTCCATTGGTCATCGCCGGGCGCACATTTCACTCGCGGCTCATTCTGGGTACGGGCAAGTTTTCTTCCCCGGAAGCGATGCGCGACGCCCTCGCCGCCAGCGAGACGGAACTGGTGACGGTTGCGCTGCGTCGCGCCGATCTCACTGGCAAGAAAGACCCATTCGCCAACATCCTGGAATTCATCGACCCGGAGAAATATCTGTTGCTGCCGAATACCAGCGGCGCAATGAACGCTGAGGAAGCCGTCCGACTCGCCCGCCTCGCCGTCGCCGCCGGCTTGCCCAAATGGGTGAAGCTCGAAATCCATCCTGATCCGCGCTATCTGCTGCCCGATCCAGTGGAGACGTTCAAAGCCGCGGAAATTTTGGTGAAGGAAGGTTTTACTGTGCTTCCTTATATCAATGCCGATCCGGTCCTGGCGAAACGCTTGCAGGACGTCGGCGTCGCCACCGTAATGCCGCTCGGTTCGCCCATCGGGTCGAATCGTGGCATCCAGACGCGCGACCAGATTCGCCTCATCATCGAACAAGCCACGGTGCCCGTGGTCGTGGATGCCGGACTCGGCGCGCCGAGCCACGCGGCGGAAGCGATGGAGATGGGTGCAGATGCAGTCCTCGTGAATACCGCCATCGCCGTGTCGAGCGATCCCAATCGAATGGCCGTGGCGTTCAAGATGGCAGTGGAAGCCGGCCGCGCGGCGTATGAATCCGGCTTGGCGGTGCCACAGGAAGCCGCGAGTCCGACGAGTCCGCTAACCGCGTTCCTCAATCAAGTATGA